A genome region from Deinococcus arcticus includes the following:
- a CDS encoding uracil-DNA glycosylase, with translation MTQSAAQQYKSTRSGRLVVPGWMNMLPGQPDAVEVQLDVVPEDLRRTHASLLIEYWATPDDLTLQSVLPIRAFGAAQEGWCAIVPAAGRVLVRAIDPEPTPPVLASHWINVDPATVPGTTVHVRVAFPAAPGPVQNLLNPGRA, from the coding sequence ATGACCCAAAGCGCAGCGCAGCAGTACAAGAGCACCCGCAGTGGTCGCCTGGTCGTGCCCGGCTGGATGAACATGCTTCCTGGTCAGCCCGACGCCGTGGAGGTGCAGCTGGACGTGGTCCCCGAGGACCTGAGGCGCACCCACGCCAGTCTGCTGATTGAGTACTGGGCCACCCCCGACGACCTGACCCTGCAGAGCGTGCTGCCCATCCGGGCTTTCGGTGCCGCCCAGGAGGGCTGGTGCGCCATTGTGCCGGCGGCCGGGCGCGTGCTGGTGCGGGCCATTGACCCCGAACCCACGCCCCCGGTGCTGGCCAGCCACTGGATCAATGTGGACCCGGCCACCGTGCCCGGCACCACCGTGCATGTGCGGGTGGCGTTCCCGGCGGCGCCTGGCCCGGTGCAGAACCTCCTGAATCCGGGCCGGGCGTAA